A region from the Hippoglossus hippoglossus isolate fHipHip1 chromosome 18, fHipHip1.pri, whole genome shotgun sequence genome encodes:
- the si:ch211-212k18.5 gene encoding sal-like protein 2, with amino-acid sequence MSRRKQKRPQHLVNADLGGPRLLAHDDHLGMKSPSTSLGSEVTSSGSSSSSPTSLQDCQPPLAPRPSPGGLHAPSLPSESSPPPHWPSHIAPFTTSLPNTHSSLSPDFPHPSLSSQTHSPPPLGQTSGSHSLSHQGNSHSTMTSPPMGSSATTTTSSSSSSTSSQFALPARDSTSPGQQLSSISPGMQGQIQVPPTLAVLLEELRVLQQRQIHQMQITEEICRQVLRLGGAVFGQDVNAQPNGSERNQKSTGAVCSSPTHPSTATPVTTASSYLTGLPSSLFPKSAISKSGASHVIGSRASSSSTTSSIPSSSSSSILSSISSSVASLHPLSLSLGLTPRYLHEKSSNTSSFSHSNGVSFPTPPLPTTSLSQELQANAAAALAGRPQHVCRYCGKVLSSDSSLQIHLRSHTGERPYQCPVCLSRFTTRGNLKAHFLRHREQNPELSLSLLPPALSEQMLAPPVATQRRRKRRADDDEPFNAVKGSVPGMTESMSLGFLPGASTRPSPSSLPLPPTVDMALLSTAHSLLQLNRASAAAAASASGTLLSSSSSSSSSMGNHFKGAKQQRFDENTPPHSALHTTSPYSQLAHLPKILFPGGTTPHHLALLRPPGHPSTSHLTSHQLPFPFPPFPKPSTSSPSSSSPNTSTQTSDTSKLQRLVQKLEKGGSSSSFSASSSSTSAQTLAEANRDTYGHDLTTTSSAYRREMLAALGLSPSATIAGLVTSQGFSGSGTSTTTTAPSMPSTQVPNQCGVCLRVLSCPRALRLHQATHLGERPFPCKLCGRSFSTKGSLRAHLATHRARPPNARALNSCPLCPRKFTNALVLQHHIRLHLGGQIPPDEDMPPEDGAETESAVFDDGENNAISSPSKGQQLLPLALTIGSKSSNDVLKLGSTSKQSTAADVTTVKTEETEGSTPSVSPPMTRNPPTAGAEDPLRLGDNAPADGGMNSSEEETHTDLGSNSPFKAPIASSQSAVMNEEAEDTPLSLCVSKPRVENDTPQKEVSVDEANATDEPTTATDSTPKPQAANTSPALTPPASPKAVPEGDEACGSVPQSPQESKGKGGETTTPREPLPALDPEVDKDTAGEEGNSVPEKPSASPEPSAPAAASQSQPPRSDKPYSCTHCGKAYASRSGLKGHMKTHPGALTSTPTPAQTNDNDIAEDHSSHSTNKNPTQQDDKQGLAESPKKGDSADPLPISVGSEVADEPMDATV; translated from the exons ATGTCACGCCGGAAACAGAAGCGACCCCAGCATCTCGTTAACGCGGACCTGGGTGGCCCACGGCTGCTCGCTCACG ATGACCACCTGGGAATGAAGTCACCGTCCACATCTCTGGGCTCTGAAGTGACGTCATCAggatcatcatcctcatcccccACCTCTCTCCAGGACTGCCAGCCGCCTCTGGCCCCTCGCCCATCCCCCGGTGGGCTCCACGCGCCCTCCTTACCCAGCGAGAGCTCGCCTCCTCCCCACTGGCCCAGCCACATCGCCCCCTTCACCACATCCCTCCCCAACACCCACTCTTCCCTTTCCCCAGACTTTCCTCACCCCTCGCTGTCTTCCCAGACTCACTCGCCTCCTCCCCTTGGTCAAACCTCAGGTTCACACAGCCTGTCCCACCAAGGAAATTCTCACTCCACCATGACCTCCCCACCAATGGGCAGCTCGGCCACCACCACtacctcctcctcgtcctcctccacatcctctcagTTTGCGCTGCCTGCCCGGGACAGCACCAGTCCAGGTCAGCAGCTGTCCTCCATCTCTCCGGGGATGCAGGGACAGATCCAGGTGCCTCCGACCCTGGCTGTACTCCTAGAGGAGCTGAGGGTTTTACAGCAGAGGCAAATCCACCAGATGCAGATAACAGAGGAGATCTGTCGGCAGGTTCTGAGGCTCGGAGGGGCTGTCTTTGGACAAGATGTTAACGCACAGCCCAATGGTTCAGAAAGAAACCAGAAGTCTACAGGAGCAGTGTGTTCATCACCAACACACCCTTCCACTGCTACTCCAGTGACCACAGCCTCATCATATTTGACAGGCCTTCCATCTTCCCTCTTCCCCAAGTCAGCCATCTCCAAATCAGGTGCTTCACACGTTATTGGCAGCAGAGCTTCATCCTCCTCTACCACTTCCTCAAtaccttcctcttcttcctcatctatTTTATCCTCTATCAGCTCGTCTGTGGCCTCCCTACACCCACTGTCCTTATCACTGGGCCTAACGCCACGCTACCTCCATGAGAAATCGTCGAACACTTCCTCATTCAGCCACAGCAACGGTGTCAGCTTCCCTACTCCTCCACTTCCCACCACCAGCCTTTCCCAGGAACTACAGGCCAACGCCGCTGCCGCCTTAGCTGGACGCCCTCAGCATGTCTGCCGTTATTGTGGGAAAGTGCTGAGCAGTGATTCGTCCCTCCAGATCCATCTGAGGTCACACACAGGTGAAAGGCCCTACCAGTGTCCAGTCTGCTTGAGCCGTTTTACAACCAGAGGGAACCTCAAAGCTCATTTCCTGCGACACAGAGAGCAGAACCCAGAGCTGTCCCTCTCCCTGTTGCCCCCAGCCCTGTCTGAGCAAATGCTGGCTCCTCCTGTAGCCACCCAGAGAAGGAGAAAACGGCGTGCTGATGATGACGAGCCATTTAATGCAGTGAAAGGCAGCGTTCCTGGAATGACAGAGAGCATGTCTTTAGGATTCCTACCTGGTGCATCCACTCGgccctccccttcctctctaCCTCTGCCCCCCACGGTGGACATGGCGCTGCTGTCCACGGCTCATTCACTGCTACAGCTGAACAGAGCTTCAGCTGCAGCCGCTGCCAGTGCATCAGGCACTCTactgtcttcctcttcctcatcttcctcctccatggGAAACCACTTTAAAGGTGCAAAGCAGCAGCGTTTTGATGAAAACACACCTCCTCACTCTGCCCTACATACAACCTCCCCATACTCCCAGCTGGCCCACCTCCCTAAGATACTATTCCCTGGAGGTACTACCCCTCATCACCTTGCACTTCTGCGGCCTCCGGGCCACCCATCCACCTCCCACCTCACTTCTCATCAGCTACCCTTCCCCTTTCCACCTTTCCCCAAACCATCAACCtcgtctccctcctcatcctctcccaaCACCTCTACCCAGACCTCTGACACCTCCAAGTTGCAGCGGCTGGTCCAGAAACTCGAGAAAGGAggttcttcctcctctttctctgcctcttcttcatCCACCTCCGCACAAACACTTGCTGAAGCCAATAGGGACACATATGGTCATGACCTGACCACCACCTCCAGTGCCTATCGCAGGGAAATGTTGGCCGCACTCGGCCTGAGCCCAAGTGCCACTATTGCAGGACTGGTGACCAGCCAGGGCTTCTCAGGTTCGGGCACATCAACTACCACCACTGCCCCTTCTATGCCTAGTACCCAGGTTCCTAACCAGTGTGGTGTCTGCTTGCGTGTCCTCAGCTGCCCCAGAGCTCTGCGTTTGCACCAGGCCACACATCTGGGAGAGCGTCCATTCCCTTGTAAGCTGTGTGGACGCTCCTTCTCCACGAAGGGTAGCTTAAGGGCTCACTTGGCCACTCATCGTGCAAGACCGCCAAATGCCCGGGCCCTGAACTCCTGCCCGCTGTGCCCACGCAAATTTACAAATGCCTTGGTTCTTCAGCATCACATTCGTTTGCACCTGGGAGGGCAAATACCACCTGATGAAGACATGCCACCTGAAGATGgtgcagaaacagaaagtgcCGTATTCGATGATGGTGAGAACAACGCCATCAGCTCCCCATCTAAAGGCCAACAACTCCTTCCCTTGGCTTTAACAATAGGCTCCAAGTCGTCAAATGATGTGCTCAAGTTAGGGTCCACTTCTAAACAATCCACAGCTGCTGATGTTACTACTGTGAAGACAGAGGAAACTGAGGGCTCGACACCCAGTGTCAGTCCACCCATGACCCGTAATCCCCCCACAGCAGGAGCTGAAGACCCCCTGCGTCTGGGAGACAACGCCCCAGCTGATGGTGGCATGAACAGCTCAGAAGAAGAGACCCACACTGACCTGGGCAGCAACAGCCCTTTCAAAGCACCCATAGCTAGCTCTCAGTCAGCTGTAATGAatgaagaggcagaggacacccctctttctctctgtgtctcgaAGCCTAGGGTAGAAAATGATACACCGCAGAAAGAGGTTAGTGTTGATGAAGCCAACGCCACAGACGAACCCACGACTGCCACGGATTCTACCCCAAAACCCCAAGCTGCAAATACCTCACCTGCACTCACCCCTCCTGCCAGCCCCAAAGCTGTCCCAGAAGGAGACGAGGCCTGTGGAAGTGTACCACAAAGCCCACAGGAGAGTAAAGGGAAGGGGGGGGAGACAACCACGCCCAGAGAGCCTTTGCCAGCGTTGGATCCAGAGGTGGACAAAGACACTGCAGGGGAGGAGGGTAACAGTGTTCCAGAAAAGCCTTCAGCGAGCCCAGAGCCCTCtgccccagcagcagcatcacagagcCAACCCCCCCGCTCAGACAAACCCTACAGCTGTACCCACTGTGGAAAGGCATATGCCAGCCGGAGTGGACTTAAG GGACATATGAAAACTCACCCTGGAGCCTTGACCAGCACCCCCACCCCTGCCCAGACCAATGACAATGACATTGCAGAGGATCACAGCTCACATTCAACCAATAAGAACCCGACACAGCAAGATGATAAGCAGGGATTGGCTGAATCCCCCAAGAAAGGTGACAGCGCAGATCCTCTACCAATCAGTGTTGGCTCTGAAGTGGCGGACGAGCCTATGGACGCTACTGTGTAG